Below is a window of bacterium DNA.
TGCGGTAATTCCTAAGGCAACTAATATCCCCAGTCCGGCGCCGACAAAGACTTCTACCGGCGTATGACCTAATAATTCCTTTAATCTCCGCTCACTTATTGTTCCTTTTTCATAAAGTTCATCAACCATAATATTCAAAATCCGTGCTTGTTGACCAACTGCCCGCCGGACACCAACCGCATCGGTCATAATAATAAATGCAAATATCAGAGTGACAATAAAAAGTGGTGTATCCCAGCCGTGTATTTTACCAACAGCAGTAGATAAAGCCATCACGGTTGCTGAATGAGAGCTTGGCATCCCACCTGAACCTAACAGCAGTCTAAAATTTATTCGTCTATTCTTGCGGGCATAGATAATAATCTTTAAAACCTGGGCAATTAACCAGGCTAAAACCGACGCTAAAAATATCTTGTTTTGTAATATTGTGATAATCGCAGTTACCATTATTCTTGCACCTCAGTCTGAAATCACTGAACAGTATAACACTTATTAATCGAAATTTGACCCAGATATGGCTATGAAATTCCAAATTCCATTTAGTGAATTAGTGAATTAAGCGAATTAGCGAATTAGTAAAATCTAATCTCTAATTCACTAATCTCTAATTCGCTTTTTGGTATGTGGAATTTGGTGCTTGGGATTTGGGATTTTTTACTTATCCACCCTGAGTAAAATTTTGACTAATAACTGCTATAGGCTACTGATTAGTCTTCACGGTTCACTCTTCACTGCTAAATGCTTACTTTTTGCCAAATATCTCTTCGCTCTCCGGACATTCGATAAATCTCGTGGCATCTTTGGTCAAATCTATATCTTTAACCTTTGAAAATGGTATTAGTTCGCCTTTAGCATCAATCAATACTCTAATCACTGGTCTGACAATTGCCCGCTCATTTACTTTAACGACTAATCCTATTTCTCCGGTATTAAGCTTAACCAGGCTTCCAAGAGGGTAGATAGACAAAGTCCTCAAAAAAGCACGGACAACATCTATGGCAAAATCACTATAAGTTTGACTAATAATAATTCTCATTGCGTCATGAGGGAGTAACCCTTTTCGATATGGTCTATCCGTTGTCAGGGCATCATAGACATCGGCAATTGAGGTCATTACGGCAAATTGTGGAATTTCAACACCGACTAATTTCCGTGGATACCCTCGCCCATCATATCTTTCATGATGGGCATAAGCAACCATTCTGGGAACTTCACTTATATCTTTTTCTCTCGAAAGGATATTATAGCTATAAATAGGATGTTTTTTCATTTCCTCAAATTCTTCTGGGGTTAATCTTCCGGGTTTATCTAATATCTCATGCCTGATCAGTATTTTACCTACATCATGAAGCAACGAACCAATAGCTAAATCTTCTAAATCTTTCCTTTTTAATTTCTGTTTTAGACCGATGAGTGTGGATAAGGTGCAAACATTGATTGAATGTGAGAAGGTATATTTATCATAGGTTCTAATATCCATAAGATTTATCAAAGAATCTTCATAGTTTGAGATAACTTCTTCAATTAATTTAGTAACCACCTCCCGCACGGTCATTTTATCAATCATCCTCCCTGCTCTTGCCTCTTGAAGACTGGTATAGACGACTTTTATTGCCTCTTCTTTTGTCTGGTTAGAAAGCAAAACAGGGATGTCTTGAATCAATTTTTTGGCTTCTGCATTTTTTAGTATTTTATCATCAAAAACTTCTATTTTTGGAGGTTCTGCTACAAAATATCCTGGCATATCTTTATTATACTTACCTATTGTTAAAAAGTCAATTAAAAAATAAGGGTAACTGTGATTCAGACACTGGACATCAGACACAAGACTATAGACTCTATAGCGGTTATTAACTGGAAGTTTACATAGGATAATACCCCATAAATAAGGCATGAGAATAATCGTTCCGTTAGGAACATAATATCGGTAGGAATAGATAGACAAATCAATCAGTTCCGTAGGAACGATATATTGGTAGAAAATTTATGGAAAGCCATTTACCGATATATTGTCCCTATGGGACATTATTTGTATGATATTTATTTCTACCGATATATTGTCCCTATGGGACATTAAATGAAGCAAAACTCAAAACTACAACTAAAAACTTCTCCATCAGTCGCAATAAATCTCAATGAATCTATTAGTTTTAAGGTTTTGAGATGAGGTTTTGAGTTTTGACATTTGAGTTTTGAGTTGATATTGTCCCATCTGATGGACACGGCTGAACGCTTACGAGATAATTTTACATTTTGATATGTAATTTTTATA
It encodes the following:
- a CDS encoding divergent PAP2 family protein gives rise to the protein MVTAIITILQNKIFLASVLAWLIAQVLKIIIYARKNRRINFRLLLGSGGMPSSHSATVMALSTAVGKIHGWDTPLFIVTLIFAFIIMTDAVGVRRAVGQQARILNIMVDELYEKGTISERRLKELLGHTPVEVFVGAGLGILVALGITAL
- a CDS encoding HD-GYP domain-containing protein, with the protein product MPGYFVAEPPKIEVFDDKILKNAEAKKLIQDIPVLLSNQTKEEAIKVVYTSLQEARAGRMIDKMTVREVVTKLIEEVISNYEDSLINLMDIRTYDKYTFSHSINVCTLSTLIGLKQKLKRKDLEDLAIGSLLHDVGKILIRHEILDKPGRLTPEEFEEMKKHPIYSYNILSREKDISEVPRMVAYAHHERYDGRGYPRKLVGVEIPQFAVMTSIADVYDALTTDRPYRKGLLPHDAMRIIISQTYSDFAIDVVRAFLRTLSIYPLGSLVKLNTGEIGLVVKVNERAIVRPVIRVLIDAKGELIPFSKVKDIDLTKDATRFIECPESEEIFGKK